Sequence from the Cellulomonas fimi ATCC 484 genome:
GAGCAGCGCGTCGACGTGTTCTTCGAGGTCGACGTGTGGACCGGCGCGCCCGAGCACCGCGAGGCGGACCGGGCCGAGCGCATGGGCTGGTTCCCGCTCGCCGGCCTCCCGGAACCCGTCGTCCCGCACGAGCGGATCGTGCTCGACGCCCTCGCGCGCGGCGAGCACCTGCCCGCGGTGCTGTCGCTGCCGTCCTGACCGGTCCGCTCCACGGAGCGGACCGGCCCGACGGACGTCGGCGTCAGCCGGTGTTCTGCACGCCCGCGGCGACACCGTTCACGGTGAGCAGCAGGAGCCGGCGCAGGTCGTCGGCCCGCTCGGGGGCGTCGCCCGTGCGCAGTCCGCGCAGCGCACGCAGCTGGAGCAGGGACAGCGCGTCGACGTACGGGCTGCGCAGCTGCACGGCGCGCCCGAGGATCCGGCGGCGCGACAGGACCGCGTCGCTGTCGGTGATCGCGAGCACGGACCGGCGGGTCAGCGACATCTCCGTGAGCACCCGCTCGGCCAGGTCCGGACGGTCGCCGAGCGCGAGGTAGCGGGCCGCGATCCGCTCGTCCGTCTTGGCGAGCGACATCTCGACGTTGTCGATCATCGTCGTGAACAGCGGCCACTGCGCGTAGGCGTCCCGCAGCTCGTCGAGGTCGCCCACGGCGTCGAGCGCCGACCCCAGGCCGTACCAGCCGGCGAGGTTGATGCGGGCCTGCGACCAGGAGAAGACCCAGGGGATCGCCCGCAGGTCGTCGAGCGACGACACGGACAGGCCGCGCCGCGCGGGCCGCGAGCCGATCGGCAGCAGCCCGACCTCCTCGAGCGGGGTCACCTGCGCGAACCACTGCGGGAAGCCGTCGGCGCGCACGAGCTCGTGGAACCGCGTGCGCGACGCCTCGTCGAGCTGGCGGGCCAGGCCCGCGAACCGCTCGGTGGCCGCCGCGTTGCGCCGCTCGACCGACGGCGTGCCCGCGAGCAGCGTCGCCGCGACGACCTGCTCGATGTGCCGCGCCGCGATGACGGGGTCGCCGTAGCGGGCGAAGATGACCTCGCCCTGCTCGGTGAGCTTGAACCGCCCGTCGACCGAGCCCGGCGGCTGCGCGAGGACCGCGCGGTTGGCCGGGCCGCCGCCGCGGCCGAGCGCTCCGCCGCGCCCGTGGAACAGCGTGAGCTGGATGTCGTGCTCGCGCGCCCACTCGGTGATGCGGCGCTGCGCGGCGTCGAGCGCGAGCGTCGCGGAGACCGGGCCGACGTCCTTCGAGGAGTCCGAGTACCCGAGCATGACCTCGACGCGGCGGCCGTTGTCCGCCAGGCGACGCTGCACCTGCGGGAGCGTCAGCGCCTCCTCGAGGATGTCGACGCTCGCCTCGAGGTCCGCGAACGTCTCGAACAGCGGCACCGCGTCGATGACGGGCACCTCGTCCGGACCGCCGTACGCGAGCTCCGCGAGCTGGTAGACCGCCGCGAGGTGCTGCGCGGACTGCGTGAACGACACGATGTAGCGGCGCGCCGCGTCCTGCCCGAACCGCCGCTGCACGGCCCCGAGCGCGCGGAACGTGTCGAGCACCTCGAGCGTCCGGGGCTGGAGCTCGCCGTCGACGCCGTGCTCGGCGATGTCCGCGAGCGCGGCCTCGTGCACCTGCGAGTGCTGCCGGACCTCGAGCTCCGCGAGGTGGAAGCCGAACGTCCGGACCTGCCAGAGCAGGCGCTGCAGGTCGCCGTACGCCGACCGCGTCGCGCCGGCCTCGACGAGCGAGCGCTGCACCACGAGCAGGTCGGCCTCGAGCTCGTCGGGCGTCGCGTACGCGAGGTCCGCGTCGCGCCGCCGTGTGGCGGCGATGCGCTCGGTGACGACCTGCAGCACGCGGCGGTGCGGCTCGTTCGGGGCGTCGCTCGCGGCCTGCGCGGCCAGCTGCTCCGCGATGCCGCGCTGGCGCTGCCACAGCGCGCTGAGCTCCTGCGACGGCGGCGTGGTGTCGCTCCCGAGGGTCAGGCCGTTGGCGGTGCGCCGCGCGGTCGTCTCGAGGGCCTTCAGCGCGTGCTCCGACGCGAGCAGCGCCGCCGCCCTCGTGACCTCGGCGGTGACGTTGGGGTTGCCGTCCCGGTCGCCGCCGATCCACGTGCCGAGCCGCGCGAACGGGCGCACCGCGGGGGCGCGCGTCCCCGCGTCGTCGCCGAGCAGCCAGTCGTCGAGGCGGCGGTACACCGCGGGCAGGACATCGCTCAGCGTCGAGTCGAAGACGTTGAGGACCGTGCGCACCTCGTCGAGGACGGTCGGCTTCTCCTGGCGCAACGGCGCGGTGCGCCACAGGGTGTCGATCTCGGCCAGCAGACGGCGGTCGTTCTCGGCGATCGACATGCCGCCGCGGCTGCGGATGTCCCGCTCGCCGACGAGCTCCGCGATGCGGCGGATGGCGTTGGAGACCGCGCGCCGCCGGGCCTCGGTGGGGTGCGCCGTGAAGACGGGGCGGAACTCGAGCTCCTGCACGCGCTGCAGCGCCACGTCGGTGCCGAGCTCCTCGCGCGCCCGCTCGACCGCGGCGGGCAGCGAGTCGTCCGGGGCGAGGTCGTGCGGCTGGAGGCTCGCCTCGCGCTCGCGCAGCACGCGGATGCGGTGGTACTCCTCCGCGGTGTTGGCGAGGTGGAAGTAGCAGGTGAACGCGCGCGCGACCTGCTCGGCGCGCTCGAGCGAGAACCCGGCGACGAGCGCCTCGGCCTGCTCGAGGGCGTCGCCGTCCTGCTCGTCGTGCGCGCGGATCGCGAGCTCGCGCAGCTGCTCGACGTCGTCGAGGAGGTCCTGGCCGACGGACTCGCGCAGGACCCGGCCGAGGAACTCGCCGAGCACGCGGACGTCGTTCCGCAGGGGCTCGGGGACCTCGTGGCGGGCCAGGCCGCGACGGACGTCGCGCGGGGGCAGCGGTGCAGTCACCGGGCCAAAATAGGCCACGTCGGCCGCATCCGGGCCCACGGTCCAGGCGCTGGGCAGCCGCGACGGGCTCAGCCGGCGTCGCCGGCGGGGTCCGGGCCGGACGCCGAGCAGAGGTCGGCCACGGTGCCGTCCACCTCCGAGGCGAAGTCGACGCGCCCGTCGGGGCCGGCGGCGCGCATCGCACCGGCGGGGATGCGGAGCTCGGGCACCTCGGTGCGCGCGTCGCTGAACGCAGAACCGTCGCGGAACGTCACGGCCCCCGTCCACAGCGGGTCCGCGCCGGGTGCCGTGAGGGTGGCGCGCAGCACCGTGCCGTCGGCGGGCGGCCGGTCGGCATCGACCTCCCACGCGACGGTGCTGGACGGCTGGGCCGCGGCGGGCCGTCGCAGGCCGAGCCGGGAGACGGTGACCTCGCCCGGCACCCGCAGCGACACCGCGAGGAGGCCGGACGGGTCGGGCGCCGGGAACGAGCACGTGACGGTGACCGCGCCTTCCTCGGCGACGCTCGGCGCGCCCGCGAGCACGAGCGCGAACGCGCAGGCCGCGCCGCTGATCGCCCGCACGGGGAGGAACAGCCGGTCCCGCACGACGACCGTCCGGGTCAGGGAGTCGGCGAAGGTCTGCCGGCGCGGGTGCCACAGCGGACGCAGCCAGCCGACGAGCAGCACCCAGTCCAGCACGTGCGCGGCCTCGCGCAGCACGGTGCGGACGAGTCCTGCGGGCCGGGCGTCGTCGTCACGCTCGACCCGTACGCCCGCGACGGCCTTGCCCGGCGTCGACCCGGTCAGGGCCTGCAGCAGGAGGATCGCGACGACGGCGCCGCACGTCCACCACGAGAACAGCCCCGCGGGCTCGAGCCCGTCGACGGGCGACAGCACCGGGGGGACGAGCCGCGCGGGCACGGGGATCGCCGAGCCGGTGGCGAGCCACGCGACGGCGGCGACGAGCGCCCCGTCGAGGACGGCCGCGAGCGCGCGCCGCCACCAGGCGGCCCACGGCCGGTCGGGCGCGCCGTCCGGGGCCTGCGGGACGGCGTCCAGGACCTGCGCGAGTGTCATGAGCGCAGCGTGGCAGGTCGGCGCCCCGAGCGGGGCCGGTTTGGCTCGCGTGCGTCGCTCGTCCTGCGAGACGACGGTGGCGACGTCGATGCAACCGTGGTTACGTCACCCCGTGCCCTCCGAGTGGATCCTGCTGAGCTACCGGCTGCCCCGCGAGCCGTCGACGCCGCGCATCGCGCTGTGGCGCCGCCTGCGCCGGCTCGGCGTCGCGCAGGTCTCCGACGGGCTCGTCGCCCTGCCGTCCGACGCGCGCACCCGGGAACAGCTCGAGTGGGCCGCCGACCACGTCGTCGACCACGGCGGCGAGGCGAGCCTGTGGACCGCCCGGCCCGCGACCGACGGCCAGGAGCGTGCGCTCGCCGAGCAGATGTCCTCCCAGCGCGCGCAGGAGTACCGGGAGGTCGCCGGCGAGGCACGCACCGCGCTCCACGACGACCCTGCCGACGCGCGACGCGCGCTCCTGCGGCTGCGCCGACGCCACCGGGAGGTCGCGCGCCGGGACTTCTTCCCGCCGGCGGCGCGCGACGAGGCCGCTGCCTCGCTCCGCGCGCTCGAGGCCCACGTGGCCGGCCGGCCGGCCACGTCCGGGGCGACGGCTACCGCGCTCGCGCGGCCCGGGACCACGGCGGCGGCGCGATGAGGTGGGCGACGCGCCGTGGCGTGCACGTCGACCGGGCGGCGTGCGCGTGGCTGATCCGGCGGCACGTGGACCCGGATGCCGAGTTCGTGTTCGTCGACGACCCGGCCGACGTGCCCCACGACGCGACCCCGTTCGACCTGCGGGGCGTCGAGCTCGGGCACCGCGACGGCCGGTGCAGCTTCGAGTCCGTCCTGCTGCGGTACGGGCTCGACACCGACCCCGTCCTGAGCCGGATCGGCGAGATCGTGCACGCCGCCGACCTCGACGACGACCGGTTCGACGCACCCGAGGCACCGGGGCTCGACGTGCTGCTGCGCGGCCTGTCGATGACGGGCGACGACGAGCGGACGCTGGCCGTGTCGGGCCCGCTGCTCGACGGCCTCGCCGAGTACGTCCGGCGCTCCTACCTGCTCGGCCGCGAGCCCGCCTGACCCGCCCCACCCCTCCCGACGACCCGGAGACCGCACCCTCATGACCTCGTCCGAGACCAGCACTCCCCCGGCCACCGCCGGCGGGGGCGACCTCGTCCCGTTCCGCACCGCGGTCCGGGCGTGGTTCGCGATCTCCTGGCAGACGTTCGGCGGCCCTGCGGGCCAGATCGCCGTCATGCAGCGCACGCTCGTCGACGAGAAGGGGTGGATCGGGCAGCGCCGGTTCCTGCACGCCCTCAACTACTGCATGCTGCTGCCCGGCCCCGAGGCGCAGCAGCTCGCCGTCTACACGGGCTGGCTGCTCAACGGCACGCGCGGCGGGATCGTCGCGGGCGGCCTGTTCGTGCTGCCGGGGATGCTCGCGCTGCTCCTGCTGTCGGCGCTCTACGTCGCCTTCGGCGAGACGACCGTGGTCGGGTCGGTGTTCGCCGGCCTCGCGCCCGCCGTCCTCGCGATCGTGCTGCAGGCGGTCGTCCGCGTGGGCCGCCGCGCGCTGCACGGCGTCGCGCTCGTGCTGCTCGCCGTCGCGTCGTTCGTCGCCCTGTCGTTCTTCGCGGTGCCCTTCCCGGTCGTGGTGCTCGCCGCCGGGCTGCTGGGCTGGCTGCTGCACCGCGTGGCACCGCACCTGATCGCGGCACCGCCCGCGCACGCCTCGGGCCCGGAGGGCCGCACCCCCCTCATCCCCGACGACGCGCTGCACAGCGAGCGCCCCTCGGGCCGCCGCACGCTGCGCGTGCTCGTGCTGGGGCTGCTCGTCTGGGGCCTGCCGCTGCTCGCGGTGGTGCTGCTCACCGGTGCGGGCAGCACGCTCACGCAGCAGGGTCTGTTCTTCTCGGGCACGGCCGTCGTGACGTTCGGCGGCGCCTACGCCGTGCTGGCGTACGTCGCGCAGCGCGCGGTCGAGGACTACGGCTGGGTCACGCCCGGCGAGATGACGCGCGGCCTCGCGCTGGCCGAGACGACGCCCGGGCCGCTCATCATGGTCGTGCAGTTCGTCGCGTTCCTCGGGGCGTACCGGGACCCGGGCGGCATCGACCCGTGGGTCGCGGCGGTCGTCGGTGCGCTGCTGACCACGTGGGTCACGTTCGTCCCGTCGTTCCTGTTCATCTTCCTGGGCGCGCCCTACGTCGAGCGGCTGCGCAGCAACCGCGGGCTCAGCGCGGCGCTGACGGCCGTGACGGCCGCCGTCGTCGGGGTCATCGCGAACCTCGCGCTCTACTTCACGACGCACACGCTGTTCGCGGGGACGACGCCGACGACGTGGGGGCCGCTGCACCTCGACGTGCCCGACCCCACGACGCTGCAGCCCGCGGCGCTCGCGATCGCCCTGGTCGGCGGCGTGCTCGTGTTCGCACTGCGCTGGTCCGTGCTGCGCACGCTCGCGGTGTGCGCCGCGCTCGGCCTCGTCCTGACCGGCCTGCTCTGACGGGGGCCCGGCTCAGGCCGCCGGTCGCGCCGCACGCAGGTGCGCCGCGACGACCGCCACGTCGTCGTCGGCGTCGCCGTCGAGCATCGTCGCGACGACCTCGTCGACGACCCGCTCCAGGTCGCCGCGGTCGTCGCTCAGGGGGTGGCGCGCGACGGCGTCCTGCAGCGCCTGGCGCAGGCGCTCGATGCCCACCCGCAGGTGCTCGCCGCGGCGCTCGACGAGGCCGTCGGAGTACAGCAGCAGGACGCTGCCCGGCTCGGGCTCGACCTGCCGCTCGGGCCGCTCCCGCCCGGCGAGCAGCCCGAGCAGCGGCCCGTTCCCGCCGCCGTCGAGGACCTCGACGTGCCCGTCGGCCGAGGCGAGCAGCGGAGGCGGGTGCCCCGCGCTCGACCAGCGCAGCCGCGTGCGCCCGGACCCGTCGTCCGGGACGGGCCGCTCGAGCCGCGCCACGAGCGCCGTCGCCATGGTGTCGACGCGCAACCCGCGCATCGCGGTGTCGAGCTCCTCGAGCAGCGCGCCCGGCGCGCTCGCGGACGCGTACCCGATGCCGCGCAGCAGGGTCCGGACCTGGCTCATCGCCGCGGCCGCCTGCGTGTCGTGCCCGACGACGTCGCCCACGACGAGCACGGTCGCGCCGTCGCGCTGCAGGAACGCGTCGTACCAGTCGCCGCCGACCTGGGCGGCCCGGGACGCGGGCAGGTAGCGGACCGCGACGTCCAGGTGCTCGGGCTCGACCGGCTCGGTGAGCAGGGCCCGCTGCAGCGACTCGGCGATGTGCCGCTGCTCCTCGTACAGCCGCGCGTTGTCGAGCGCGAGCCCGGCCCGGTCCGCGAGCTGGACGACGGTCGTGAGGTCCTCGGGCGACAGCCGCTCCCGCTCCGCGTCGTGGAACAGCGTCATGGCGCCGACCGTCCGCCCGCGGGCGCGCAGCGGCACCGCGTACGCGGTCTGCGGCGCGAGCTCGCGCAGGACGTCGACGGCCTCGCCGGTCAGCACCCCCGTGATCTCCCGCGTCGCGTCCGGCACCTCGACGACCTCCCCGGTGCGCAGCGCGCGGTGCAGGTACGACGTGGGCGACAGCGCGTGCAGGCGCAGCCGCGCGTACCGGGCGACGGTGTCCCGGCCCGCGGGGTCCGCGTGCCAGCTCCCGATGTCCCGCAGGTGGCGCTGGTCGGTCGACAGCGTGACGAGGCACCACGACGCGAGCGTGGGCACGAGGTGCCGGGCCAGCCGCGCGACGGCGTCCTCGGTGTCGAGCGTCGACGCGAGGTCGTCGCTCACCTCCCCGAGCAGCTGCAGCCGGTCCTGCGAGCGCCGGCGCTGCGTGCAGTCCGAGAAGTACACCGACAGGCCGTCGGCCCCGGGCCACGCGCGCACCTCGTACCAGCGGTCGAGCGGCGCCGGGTAGTACGCCTCGAACGCCCGCGTCGCACCGCTCTCGGCGGCGCCGCGGTAGTGCTCCTCGAACGGCGAGCCGACGGCAGCGGGGAACAGCTCCCAGATCACCCCGCCCAGCAGGTCGGTCCGCGGCCTGCCGAGCAGCTTCTCCGCCTCCGCGTTGACGTACCGGAAGCGCCACTCGTCGTCGAGCAGGAAGAACGCGGCCGACATGGTCTCCAGGACCCGCGAGATCCGCGCGTCGCCGTCGTGCCGGTCCGTCGTGTCGTAGGCCGCGCCGAGCATGCGCACCGCGGTGCCGTCGTCGCCCGCGAGGGCCTTGCCGCGGGCCTGCACCCAGCGCACGCACCCGTCCGGCCGGACCACCCGGTACTCCGCCGTGTACTCGCCGCAGCGTGCGATCGCGGACCCGACCGCCGCCCCGACGCGCGCGACGTCGTCGGGGTGCAGCGCCGCGTTGAAGTCGTCGAGCGACTCGCCGAACTCCGCGCGGGCGATCCCGAAGATCTCGAGGAGCTGGTCGTCCCACTCCAGCCGGCCCGTGCGCAGGTCCCAGTCGAACGAGCCGACCCCGGCAGCCTCGACCGCGAGCATCCAGCGGACCCGCTCGGCCTCCGTGGCCGGGTCGGGCTCGATCGTCAGATCACCGGCCGTCACACGGACCTCCCACAGCGCTCGGCGTGCGCCGCGGCAGGACGTCACTGCGGCCAGCATAGGTGGGCCCGCGCCGCACCCGGGGACACGCCGGGCGGCGGTGGCCGCGGCGCCACCGCACGGGCGACACCACCCGCGCCCGTCCGGCACCGAGCCGTCCGGACCGGTACCGTCGCGGGGTGCACGTGACGGGCGACGCCAACCAGCGCTCGTTCGCGTCCGCCGTGACCTCCCTGGCACGCGCGCGGGCGTGGTCGATGGAGCGGGCCCGCGACGCGGGCGCGCCCAAGCGTGTCGTCGACACGGTGCAGCTCGCGATGAGCGAGGCGTTCACCAACGCGGTCCGGCACGCCCCCGGCGCGCCGACGATCGACGTCCGTGCGGTCCACCGCGACCGCGAGGTGACGTTCGAGGTGCACGACGGCGCCGCGACCGCACCGCAGCGGCAGTCGGGGCGCGCGGGGCTGCCCGGCGGGCACGGCCTGCACATCCTCGACGCGGTGACGTCCGCGTGGGGCTGGCGGCCCGAGCGCGGCGGCGGGAAGGTCGTGTGGTTCACGATCCGCTGGTGACGCGCGGACGCGCGGCGGACGGCGGGCCCTCGTGGGCCGGGGCGTCGCCCTGACGTACTGTCGGGCCAGGACCGGGCGCACCCCCGGTGCCCGCGACCCGGTGGAGGACGCTCGTGCACGACGGGACGGCTGACCGCTCGCTGCTGTCCGACGTGCTCGCCCAGCTCGCGCAGACGCTCGACGCGGAGGTCGCCGTCAGCCGGCTCGCGCGCCTGCTCGTCCCGACGCTCGCCGACTGGTGCCTGGTCACGCTGGTCGACGACGACGAGTCCCGCGCTCCGCGCCGACGGCTGCGCGACGTCGGCTGGTGGCACCACGACCCCGCGCGGCACGCCCTGGTCGCGGAGTACGCCGCGACCAGGATCGCGTCGCTCGCGAGCACGTCCATGCTCATGCGGGCCGTCGACGAGGGCGAGGTCGTGCACGTGCACTCCGACGCGGTCGCGGCCCTGGACCGCGTGCTGCTGCCGGGCCGTGCCCGCGACATCGTCGGGCAGCTGGCCCCGTCGTCGCTCACGGTGGCCCCGCTCCAGGTGCGTGGGCGCACGCTCGGGGCGCTCAGCCTGTTCAACGACGACGGGCGCCCCGCCCTCTCGGCCGCCGAGGTCGCCCTGGTGTCCGAGGTCGCGGCGTCCGCGGCGCTCGCGCTCGACAACGCGCGGCTCTACCGGCAGCAGCGCGACGTGGCGTCGACGTTCCAGCGGTCGCTGCTCACCGAGCCGGTGGAGCCGGACCACCTGCAGGTCGTCGTCCGCTACCAGCCGGCCGCGGAGGCCGCTCGGGTGGGCGGCGACTGGTACGACGCGTTCCTGCAGCCCGACGGGGCGACGGTCCTCGTCATCGGGGACGTCGTCGGTCACGACATCGAGGCGGCGGCCCTCATGGCGCAGCTGCGGTCGATGCTGCGGGCCGTCGCCGTGGTCACCCGTGACGGACCGGCCGCGGTGCTGCGGCACCTGGACGCCGCGATCCGGACGCTCCAGCTGCCCGCCATGGCGACGGTGCTGGTCGCGCGCGTGGAGCAGACGTCCGCCGAGCAGGGCGTCGGGCTGACCCGGCTGCGCTGGTCGAGTGCGGGGCACCCGCCGCCGATGGTGCTCGAGCCGGACGGGTCGGTCCGCCGGCTCGACGCACTCACGGGTCCTCTCCTGGGCCTCGACCCGGACCGCGAACGCCGCGAGCACGAGACCGTCCTCACGTGGGGCTCGACGGTGCTGCTGTACACCGACGGTCTCGTCGAGCGCCGCACCCGCTCTCTGCGGCTCGGTCTCGACGAGCTGCGGGACGCGCTCGTCCGGCACGCGGCCCTGGACCTGGACGGGTTGTGCGACGCGCTCCTGGCCGAGCTGCCCGGCGGTCCGGGCGAGGACGACATCGCGCTCGTCGCGGTCCGGCTGCACCCCCAGGACCGTCCGCGCCCTGTCGAGGCGGGACCCCGTCGCGTCCCACCGGGCGTGCCCGGGCCGCGGGAGCTCCCCGGCGGGTGACGCGGTCCGTGCGCCGCGCGCGGGACACGGACCGCGGGGCGGTCGGTCGCGCTCGTCCGGCGGGGCCGCCGGAGGCACCTGTCAGGCGCGGCCGCGTGGGCGGGGCGGCCCGGCGTGCGGTCCATGCCCCGCGTTCCGGCCGAACCGGGCCGTGAACCGGGCCCGGCGCACCGAGGCGTGCCGCCATACGGTCTGCTGCACGACGAGCGTGAGCCACCCCGCCACGGCCATGCCGGTGATGTTGACGACGAGCTGCAGGACGCTGCCGCCGATCTCCTCGGGCAGCCCGAACGCGAGCCCCAGCGCGACGTTGCCGGCGGCGGGGATCGTCGTGACGGAGATGAACACGCCCGTCAGGCCGCCGAGCCGCGACGACGTGAGCGACAGGACGCCGGCCGCACCGGCGATGAGCGCGACGACGATCGACCACCGGTCGGGGCGGTAGATGAAGTCGGTGCCCGGCCGCGGGCCGGACACGTCGTCGAGCGTGACCCACCCTGCGACGCGGAGCAGGAGCGCAGCGGCCGCCGCGAGGGCGATCGCGACGACGAAGCCGACGAGCAGGGCGAGCGCGGCACGGCGCAGCAGCCGCCACCGACGCCGGACGAGCGCGACCCCGAGCGCGGCCACGGCGCCGAACTCCGGCCCGAGGACCATCGCGCCGATGACGACGACCTGCGAGTCGACGATGATCGCGATGCTCGCGAGCATGGTCGCCAGGGTCATGAAGCTGAAGAACGTCCACGTGAGCTCGGTGTCGTCGTAGGCGCGCAGCACCACCTGCGGCCAGACCACCGAGTCGGCGCTCGCCCCGGGCGCGAGCTGCTCGGCCTCCCACCCGGCGCGCGAGACCCACGTCTCGACGGGGACGAGCTCGATCGTGCCGACCTGCTGGACGTCGAGCGCCAGCAGCCGCTCGACGACGTCGTCCGCGGCCTCGCGCGCCACGTCGGCCGTGACGACGTCGCCGTCGGGGCGCAGCGACGTGCCCTGCCCGACGGCGAGCGCCGAGACGGCCGGGTCGTCCCGCAGGACGTCGACGACGGCGCCGGCGAGGGCCGTGGGGACGCTCACGCGCAGCTGCAGCACGGCGCCAGTCTGGCCGTCGCACGGCCCGGGCGGGTCCCGCCACGCGGGACGGCGCAGCGCGCCCGTGCGCGCGGGGCGGTCGCTGCCCGGCGCCCCGGCCGGGATGCGGGCACACTCAGGGGGCATGGGCACGGACGCCGCGTGGGTGCTGCACGTCGACCTCGACCAGTTCGTCGCGGCC
This genomic interval carries:
- the chrA gene encoding chromate efflux transporter; the protein is MTSSETSTPPATAGGGDLVPFRTAVRAWFAISWQTFGGPAGQIAVMQRTLVDEKGWIGQRRFLHALNYCMLLPGPEAQQLAVYTGWLLNGTRGGIVAGGLFVLPGMLALLLLSALYVAFGETTVVGSVFAGLAPAVLAIVLQAVVRVGRRALHGVALVLLAVASFVALSFFAVPFPVVVLAAGLLGWLLHRVAPHLIAAPPAHASGPEGRTPLIPDDALHSERPSGRRTLRVLVLGLLVWGLPLLAVVLLTGAGSTLTQQGLFFSGTAVVTFGGAYAVLAYVAQRAVEDYGWVTPGEMTRGLALAETTPGPLIMVVQFVAFLGAYRDPGGIDPWVAAVVGALLTTWVTFVPSFLFIFLGAPYVERLRSNRGLSAALTAVTAAVVGVIANLALYFTTHTLFAGTTPTTWGPLHLDVPDPTTLQPAALAIALVGGVLVFALRWSVLRTLAVCAALGLVLTGLL
- a CDS encoding DUF389 domain-containing protein, translated to MLQLRVSVPTALAGAVVDVLRDDPAVSALAVGQGTSLRPDGDVVTADVAREAADDVVERLLALDVQQVGTIELVPVETWVSRAGWEAEQLAPGASADSVVWPQVVLRAYDDTELTWTFFSFMTLATMLASIAIIVDSQVVVIGAMVLGPEFGAVAALGVALVRRRWRLLRRAALALLVGFVVAIALAAAAALLLRVAGWVTLDDVSGPRPGTDFIYRPDRWSIVVALIAGAAGVLSLTSSRLGGLTGVFISVTTIPAAGNVALGLAFGLPEEIGGSVLQLVVNITGMAVAGWLTLVVQQTVWRHASVRRARFTARFGRNAGHGPHAGPPRPRGRA
- a CDS encoding phosphoenolpyruvate carboxylase — encoded protein: MTAPLPPRDVRRGLARHEVPEPLRNDVRVLGEFLGRVLRESVGQDLLDDVEQLRELAIRAHDEQDGDALEQAEALVAGFSLERAEQVARAFTCYFHLANTAEEYHRIRVLREREASLQPHDLAPDDSLPAAVERAREELGTDVALQRVQELEFRPVFTAHPTEARRRAVSNAIRRIAELVGERDIRSRGGMSIAENDRRLLAEIDTLWRTAPLRQEKPTVLDEVRTVLNVFDSTLSDVLPAVYRRLDDWLLGDDAGTRAPAVRPFARLGTWIGGDRDGNPNVTAEVTRAAALLASEHALKALETTARRTANGLTLGSDTTPPSQELSALWQRQRGIAEQLAAQAASDAPNEPHRRVLQVVTERIAATRRRDADLAYATPDELEADLLVVQRSLVEAGATRSAYGDLQRLLWQVRTFGFHLAELEVRQHSQVHEAALADIAEHGVDGELQPRTLEVLDTFRALGAVQRRFGQDAARRYIVSFTQSAQHLAAVYQLAELAYGGPDEVPVIDAVPLFETFADLEASVDILEEALTLPQVQRRLADNGRRVEVMLGYSDSSKDVGPVSATLALDAAQRRITEWAREHDIQLTLFHGRGGALGRGGGPANRAVLAQPPGSVDGRFKLTEQGEVIFARYGDPVIAARHIEQVVAATLLAGTPSVERRNAAATERFAGLARQLDEASRTRFHELVRADGFPQWFAQVTPLEEVGLLPIGSRPARRGLSVSSLDDLRAIPWVFSWSQARINLAGWYGLGSALDAVGDLDELRDAYAQWPLFTTMIDNVEMSLAKTDERIAARYLALGDRPDLAERVLTEMSLTRRSVLAITDSDAVLSRRRILGRAVQLRSPYVDALSLLQLRALRGLRTGDAPERADDLRRLLLLTVNGVAAGVQNTG
- a CDS encoding ATP-binding protein, producing the protein MHVTGDANQRSFASAVTSLARARAWSMERARDAGAPKRVVDTVQLAMSEAFTNAVRHAPGAPTIDVRAVHRDREVTFEVHDGAATAPQRQSGRAGLPGGHGLHILDAVTSAWGWRPERGGGKVVWFTIRW
- a CDS encoding Chromate resistance protein ChrB — encoded protein: MPSEWILLSYRLPREPSTPRIALWRRLRRLGVAQVSDGLVALPSDARTREQLEWAADHVVDHGGEASLWTARPATDGQERALAEQMSSQRAQEYREVAGEARTALHDDPADARRALLRLRRRHREVARRDFFPPAARDEAAASLRALEAHVAGRPATSGATATALARPGTTAAAR
- a CDS encoding PP2C family protein-serine/threonine phosphatase, yielding MHDGTADRSLLSDVLAQLAQTLDAEVAVSRLARLLVPTLADWCLVTLVDDDESRAPRRRLRDVGWWHHDPARHALVAEYAATRIASLASTSMLMRAVDEGEVVHVHSDAVAALDRVLLPGRARDIVGQLAPSSLTVAPLQVRGRTLGALSLFNDDGRPALSAAEVALVSEVAASAALALDNARLYRQQRDVASTFQRSLLTEPVEPDHLQVVVRYQPAAEAARVGGDWYDAFLQPDGATVLVIGDVVGHDIEAAALMAQLRSMLRAVAVVTRDGPAAVLRHLDAAIRTLQLPAMATVLVARVEQTSAEQGVGLTRLRWSSAGHPPPMVLEPDGSVRRLDALTGPLLGLDPDRERREHETVLTWGSTVLLYTDGLVERRTRSLRLGLDELRDALVRHAALDLDGLCDALLAELPGGPGEDDIALVAVRLHPQDRPRPVEAGPRRVPPGVPGPRELPGG
- a CDS encoding RDD family protein, giving the protein MTLAQVLDAVPQAPDGAPDRPWAAWWRRALAAVLDGALVAAVAWLATGSAIPVPARLVPPVLSPVDGLEPAGLFSWWTCGAVVAILLLQALTGSTPGKAVAGVRVERDDDARPAGLVRTVLREAAHVLDWVLLVGWLRPLWHPRRQTFADSLTRTVVVRDRLFLPVRAISGAACAFALVLAGAPSVAEEGAVTVTCSFPAPDPSGLLAVSLRVPGEVTVSRLGLRRPAAAQPSSTVAWEVDADRPPADGTVLRATLTAPGADPLWTGAVTFRDGSAFSDARTEVPELRIPAGAMRAAGPDGRVDFASEVDGTVADLCSASGPDPAGDAG
- a CDS encoding chromate resistance protein ChrB domain-containing protein yields the protein MRWATRRGVHVDRAACAWLIRRHVDPDAEFVFVDDPADVPHDATPFDLRGVELGHRDGRCSFESVLLRYGLDTDPVLSRIGEIVHAADLDDDRFDAPEAPGLDVLLRGLSMTGDDERTLAVSGPLLDGLAEYVRRSYLLGREPA
- a CDS encoding PP2C family protein-serine/threonine phosphatase, which codes for MTSCRGARRALWEVRVTAGDLTIEPDPATEAERVRWMLAVEAAGVGSFDWDLRTGRLEWDDQLLEIFGIARAEFGESLDDFNAALHPDDVARVGAAVGSAIARCGEYTAEYRVVRPDGCVRWVQARGKALAGDDGTAVRMLGAAYDTTDRHDGDARISRVLETMSAAFFLLDDEWRFRYVNAEAEKLLGRPRTDLLGGVIWELFPAAVGSPFEEHYRGAAESGATRAFEAYYPAPLDRWYEVRAWPGADGLSVYFSDCTQRRRSQDRLQLLGEVSDDLASTLDTEDAVARLARHLVPTLASWCLVTLSTDQRHLRDIGSWHADPAGRDTVARYARLRLHALSPTSYLHRALRTGEVVEVPDATREITGVLTGEAVDVLRELAPQTAYAVPLRARGRTVGAMTLFHDAERERLSPEDLTTVVQLADRAGLALDNARLYEEQRHIAESLQRALLTEPVEPEHLDVAVRYLPASRAAQVGGDWYDAFLQRDGATVLVVGDVVGHDTQAAAAMSQVRTLLRGIGYASASAPGALLEELDTAMRGLRVDTMATALVARLERPVPDDGSGRTRLRWSSAGHPPPLLASADGHVEVLDGGGNGPLLGLLAGRERPERQVEPEPGSVLLLYSDGLVERRGEHLRVGIERLRQALQDAVARHPLSDDRGDLERVVDEVVATMLDGDADDDVAVVAAHLRAARPAA